The Streptomyces phaeolivaceus genome has a window encoding:
- a CDS encoding MFS transporter, which produces MSASSPARSAGRSGTKMALLAFCMLIFSIDYNIVYVALPEIGRDVGFSAQSLQWVVSAYSVGLGGALLIGGRAVDRLGARRMLVLALGLYGVASIAGGLAGSPGLLIGARVVQGLGGALLFPATLSLINTSFTEDAERNKAYAWWGTAGASGAIIGSMVGGLLTNYLGWEWVFFVNVPLCLLGVVGLLSNFDADAVQGDTRGFDLPGALLATGASTLLVFGLISGPEAGWGSASTIIVLAVGLALGVGFFALESRTADPLAPSRLFGYRGLLTAILIIFVFQGAINTLHYLFFIQLQDVMGYSPLQAGLAFLPMSAVAMLGSNKLLPLVVKRWGLRTALFAGMIGVGTSMVVLAATMSTSHSFWPLLPAVLLWGLFAGMIYPAMFMAAGSDAAPHEQGVASALAQTSAQIGGAMGMAALIAVANSGLDLSEGADNPVSDVVNGLQLSALVGGVAAIAGAFLAFRVKSRKAAAQEADASTAAEASAETPQPQTVN; this is translated from the coding sequence ATGTCTGCCTCATCGCCTGCCCGGTCCGCCGGGCGGTCGGGTACGAAGATGGCGCTGCTGGCGTTCTGCATGCTCATCTTCTCCATCGACTACAACATCGTGTACGTGGCGCTGCCGGAGATCGGCCGTGACGTCGGCTTCTCGGCGCAGTCCCTGCAGTGGGTGGTCAGCGCCTACTCGGTCGGTCTCGGCGGCGCGCTGCTCATCGGCGGCCGCGCGGTGGACCGCCTCGGCGCCCGCCGGATGCTGGTGCTCGCGCTCGGCCTGTACGGCGTCGCCTCGATCGCCGGCGGCCTGGCCGGCTCCCCGGGGCTGCTGATCGGCGCGCGTGTGGTCCAAGGCCTGGGCGGCGCGCTGCTCTTCCCGGCCACTCTGTCGCTGATCAACACCAGCTTCACGGAGGACGCCGAGCGCAACAAGGCCTACGCCTGGTGGGGCACCGCCGGTGCCTCCGGCGCGATCATCGGCTCGATGGTCGGCGGTCTGCTCACCAACTACCTGGGCTGGGAGTGGGTGTTCTTCGTGAACGTCCCGCTCTGCCTCCTCGGCGTCGTCGGCCTGCTGTCGAACTTCGACGCCGACGCGGTGCAGGGCGACACCCGCGGCTTCGACCTGCCGGGCGCGCTGCTCGCCACCGGTGCCTCGACCCTGCTGGTCTTCGGCCTGATCAGCGGCCCCGAGGCGGGCTGGGGCTCGGCGAGCACGATCATCGTGCTGGCTGTCGGCCTGGCGCTGGGTGTCGGCTTCTTCGCCCTGGAGTCCCGTACGGCCGACCCGCTCGCCCCGTCCCGACTGTTCGGCTACCGCGGCCTGCTGACGGCGATCCTGATCATCTTCGTCTTCCAGGGCGCCATCAACACCCTGCACTACCTGTTCTTCATCCAGCTCCAGGACGTCATGGGCTACAGCCCGCTCCAGGCCGGTCTCGCCTTCCTGCCGATGAGCGCGGTCGCCATGCTCGGCTCCAACAAGCTCCTGCCGCTGGTGGTCAAGCGCTGGGGTCTGCGCACCGCGCTCTTCGCCGGCATGATCGGTGTCGGTACGTCGATGGTCGTGCTCGCGGCCACCATGTCCACCAGTCACAGCTTCTGGCCGCTGCTCCCGGCGGTCCTGCTGTGGGGCCTGTTCGCCGGCATGATCTACCCGGCGATGTTCATGGCCGCCGGCTCGGACGCCGCCCCCCACGAGCAGGGCGTCGCCTCCGCCCTCGCCCAGACCTCCGCCCAGATCGGCGGCGCGATGGGTATGGCGGCCCTGATCGCGGTCGCGAACTCCGGACTCGACCTCAGCGAGGGCGCGGACAACCCGGTCTCCGACGTGGTCAACGGCCTCCAGCTGTCGGCCCTGGTCGGTGGCGTCGCGGCCATCGCCGGCGCGTTCCTGGCCTTCCGCGTCAAGTCCCGGAAGGCGGCGGCCCAGGAGGCCGACGCCTCCACCGCGGCGGAGGCGTCGGCCGAGACGCCCCAGCCCCAGACGGTCAACTGA
- a CDS encoding winged helix-turn-helix transcriptional regulator, giving the protein MSQRNTGVTDQVAEVGDGEDACPVREVLDRISGKWSIQIVLAAAEKPVRFTELERTIPGISRRMLTLTLRSLERDGLLVRTVYPTVPAKVVYSVTDSARELHDAFVTLMDWAERNRSSVTAARAAYDSAALAVAQEEEPVRVPR; this is encoded by the coding sequence ATGTCCCAACGGAACACCGGTGTTACCGACCAGGTCGCGGAGGTCGGGGATGGAGAAGACGCCTGTCCGGTGCGGGAGGTGCTGGACCGGATCAGCGGCAAGTGGAGCATCCAGATCGTCCTGGCGGCAGCCGAGAAACCGGTCCGCTTCACCGAGCTGGAGCGCACCATCCCCGGCATCAGCCGGCGCATGCTCACCCTGACCCTGCGCAGCCTGGAGCGGGACGGGCTGTTGGTGCGCACCGTCTACCCCACCGTCCCGGCGAAGGTCGTCTACAGCGTCACGGACAGCGCGCGCGAACTGCACGACGCCTTCGTCACGCTGATGGACTGGGCGGAGCGCAACCGCAGCTCCGTCACCGCGGCCCGGGCGGCCTACGACAGCGCCGCCCTCGCCGTCGCCCAGGAGGAGGAGCCTGTGCGTGTCCCGCGCTGA
- a CDS encoding helix-turn-helix transcriptional regulator: protein MLVEREEHLDRLRRVQEAALAGRSQLALVEGPSATGRTELLHAFADRAEEAGFRLLHAVCSRPERTRAHGVVNQLLRYAGPAGHSTTARSADELWAALLERSAEGPVLIAVDDVQHADEPSLRMLLQLSHRLRSARTAMVFTDNTDVAPAGLQLRAELLRRPGLTRLRVGPLGEAAVTAFLTPRLGPETARRLTPHFHRTTGGIPLLLAALVDDWEAGDDESIGPAYCLAVLSCLHRGDEAALALARALAVLGPDADDDTVAALADVPLEPSVRAMTASGLLLPDGSFRHPEVRQAFLEDLPPRELSALHRRAAGLLYDGGAPVGRIARHLLAAGRADEPWAVRVLLEAADQELLADRPDAAGVCLELAQRSSGDLTERAEILARLAHTEFQSDPATAARSLPQLVTADRAGRLRFAESALLIRHLLWHGRTADAAEAIARLRTDAPARATAPGEETDLEQWLSWAHPPLARPARTPVPGPRRPGGATVVALRSEPWLERVAALAGDLARDRQVEVDRAEQVLWDLRLSRSAYWSEEAALLALLALVHGDRTDSAAEWCERLTLDAAERATPTWQAVFQAVRATIAVCQGDFAAAVERGHSALDLLPAKSWGVAIGLPLSSLVVATTRLGRYDDALRHLSQAVPTAMYESWYGLPFLQARGIHHLATHHHRAALGDFLSCGELQRQWGVRGLGPLPWRAGAAEACIRLGNTDRAKQLVHEQLSRSGVSGGRARGLVLRLYAATCAPGRGLQLLNEALELLESAGDRFEQARVLGDMSRLYSEVGEQRRARMLFRQSLHVAKACGAQPLTQELLAGSTDANAERQPVLPSHEGSVRELTGSEMRVASLAVMGYTNREIAARLYVTPSTVEQHLTRVYRKLKIQRRQDLPSFLWPNASKAG from the coding sequence ATGCTTGTCGAACGCGAGGAACATCTGGATCGGCTGCGCCGCGTCCAGGAGGCCGCGCTCGCCGGGAGGAGCCAGCTGGCGCTGGTCGAGGGCCCGTCCGCGACCGGCAGGACAGAACTGCTGCACGCCTTCGCCGACCGCGCCGAGGAGGCCGGCTTCCGGCTGCTGCACGCCGTCTGCTCCCGGCCCGAGCGCACCCGCGCCCACGGGGTGGTGAACCAGCTGCTGCGCTACGCCGGTCCGGCCGGCCACAGCACCACGGCACGCTCCGCCGACGAGCTGTGGGCGGCACTGCTGGAACGTTCCGCCGAGGGTCCGGTGCTCATCGCCGTCGATGACGTCCAGCACGCCGACGAGCCCTCGCTGCGCATGCTGCTGCAGCTCTCCCACAGGCTGCGCTCAGCCCGGACGGCCATGGTGTTCACCGACAACACCGACGTGGCCCCGGCCGGCCTCCAGCTGCGCGCGGAGCTGCTGCGCCGGCCCGGACTCACCCGGCTCAGGGTCGGACCGCTCGGCGAGGCCGCCGTCACCGCGTTCCTCACCCCGCGCCTCGGCCCCGAGACCGCGCGCCGCCTCACCCCGCACTTCCACCGGACCACCGGCGGCATCCCGCTGCTGCTCGCGGCCCTCGTTGACGACTGGGAGGCCGGCGACGACGAGAGCATCGGCCCCGCCTACTGCCTGGCCGTGCTCAGCTGCCTGCACCGCGGGGACGAGGCCGCCCTCGCCCTGGCCCGCGCCCTGGCGGTGCTCGGCCCCGACGCCGACGACGACACGGTGGCCGCCCTGGCCGACGTACCCCTCGAACCGTCCGTACGAGCGATGACCGCCAGCGGACTCCTGCTGCCCGACGGATCGTTCCGCCACCCAGAGGTCCGGCAGGCGTTCCTGGAGGACCTCCCGCCGCGCGAACTGTCCGCCCTGCACCGGCGGGCCGCCGGACTGCTGTACGACGGCGGGGCACCGGTCGGCCGGATCGCCAGGCATCTGCTGGCCGCCGGGCGTGCCGACGAACCCTGGGCGGTACGGGTGCTGCTGGAGGCCGCCGACCAGGAACTGCTCGCCGACCGGCCCGACGCGGCCGGGGTCTGCCTGGAGCTCGCCCAGCGCTCCAGTGGCGATCTGACCGAACGGGCCGAGATCCTCGCCCGCCTCGCCCACACCGAGTTCCAGTCCGACCCGGCCACCGCGGCCCGCAGCCTGCCGCAGCTCGTCACGGCGGACCGGGCCGGTCGGCTGCGGTTCGCCGAATCGGCGCTGCTGATACGGCACTTGCTGTGGCACGGTCGGACAGCGGACGCGGCCGAAGCGATCGCCCGGCTGCGTACCGATGCCCCGGCGCGAGCGACGGCCCCGGGAGAGGAGACCGACCTGGAGCAGTGGCTGAGCTGGGCACATCCGCCGCTCGCCCGCCCGGCCCGCACCCCGGTCCCCGGACCGCGCCGCCCGGGCGGCGCCACCGTCGTGGCGCTGCGCAGCGAACCCTGGCTGGAGCGGGTCGCCGCGCTCGCCGGCGACCTGGCCCGGGACCGGCAGGTCGAGGTGGATCGCGCCGAGCAGGTGCTGTGGGACCTGCGGCTGAGCCGCTCGGCCTACTGGTCCGAGGAAGCGGCCCTGCTCGCCCTGCTCGCCCTGGTCCACGGCGACCGCACCGACAGCGCGGCCGAGTGGTGCGAACGCCTCACCCTGGACGCCGCCGAACGCGCCACGCCCACCTGGCAGGCCGTCTTCCAGGCGGTCCGCGCCACGATCGCGGTATGCCAGGGCGACTTCGCCGCGGCCGTCGAGCGGGGGCACTCCGCGCTGGACCTGCTGCCGGCCAAGTCGTGGGGGGTGGCCATCGGGCTGCCGCTGTCCAGCCTGGTCGTCGCCACGACCAGGCTGGGCCGGTACGACGACGCTCTGCGGCATCTGTCCCAGGCCGTGCCGACGGCGATGTACGAGAGCTGGTACGGGCTGCCCTTCCTGCAGGCCCGCGGCATCCACCACCTGGCCACCCATCACCACCGGGCGGCCCTCGGCGACTTCCTGTCCTGCGGGGAGCTGCAACGCCAGTGGGGCGTGCGGGGCCTGGGACCGCTGCCCTGGCGGGCCGGTGCCGCCGAGGCCTGCATACGGCTCGGCAACACGGACCGGGCCAAGCAGCTCGTGCACGAACAGCTCTCCCGGTCCGGCGTGAGCGGCGGCCGGGCCCGCGGTCTCGTGCTGCGGCTGTACGCGGCCACCTGCGCACCGGGCCGCGGGCTGCAACTGCTCAACGAGGCACTGGAGTTGCTGGAGTCGGCCGGAGACCGCTTCGAACAGGCGCGGGTCCTCGGCGACATGAGCCGGCTGTACAGCGAGGTCGGCGAGCAGCGCCGCGCCCGGATGCTGTTCCGGCAGAGCCTGCACGTCGCCAAGGCCTGCGGGGCGCAGCCGCTGACGCAGGAGCTGCTCGCGGGCTCCACCGACGCGAACGCGGAGCGGCAGCCGGTCCTGCCTTCGCACGAGGGGTCGGTGCGCGAACTCACCGGCTCCGAGATGCGGGTCGCCTCGCTCGCCGTCATGGGCTACACCAACCGCGAGATCGCGGCCCGCCTGTACGTCACGCCGAGCACGGTGGAACAGCACCTCACCCGGGTCTACCGGAAGCTGAAGATACAGCGCCGCCAGGACCTGCCGTCGTTCCTGTGGCCGAACGCCTCCAAGGCTGGCTGA
- a CDS encoding FAD-dependent oxidoreductase, which yields MSNPTGRGAAVVIGAGIAGLTAAKSLSEAFDTVVVVDRDELPVGGRPRRGVPQGQHSHVLLVAGQRALEELFPGLGEELVAAGAQVFDSGADLHLYRLGAAWNPVHSGQPFVSMSRPLLEYTIRRRVEALPNVTVRPGTSVSGLGGTDGRVTEVLLDGERLAADLVVDTTGRGSRSDRWLAALGFPAPEVEEVKVNVGYVSRLYRHTPGDLAVKAAFVQPTPPAEKRIGAALLIEDDQWLVSVGGWHRDYPAATEEGFLAHAESLPDPVIAKLVRQAEPLTEPVAFQYPANRRRHFEELAEVPAGYLALGDAICSFNPLYGQGMTCAAQEALALGRLLAEHEGVTADLARAFYQEAAGVLFVPWQAAIGGDFDYAETVGRRPYAAELFGRYSTQAQLAAQVSGEVRKVILSVQHLLAPPMALWEPSLTAEIVRAARHAPEGAQPEFGYGGHGRPLWTAEDRDAERIRAALRAAGLPEFSDRAPGFAVEGGAPILVARLDGGDRNDYVEAIAGAGFTVAADPADPTTLRVTA from the coding sequence ATGAGCAACCCGACCGGCCGTGGTGCCGCCGTGGTCATCGGCGCCGGCATCGCGGGTCTGACCGCCGCCAAGTCGCTGTCCGAGGCGTTCGACACCGTCGTGGTCGTCGACCGCGACGAGCTGCCGGTCGGCGGCCGACCGCGCCGCGGCGTGCCACAGGGGCAGCACTCGCACGTCCTGCTCGTGGCAGGGCAGCGCGCCCTGGAGGAGCTCTTCCCTGGCCTCGGCGAGGAGCTCGTCGCCGCCGGCGCGCAGGTCTTCGACTCGGGCGCGGACCTCCACCTCTACCGGCTCGGCGCGGCCTGGAACCCGGTGCACAGCGGGCAGCCGTTCGTCTCCATGAGCCGACCGCTGCTGGAGTACACGATCCGCCGCCGGGTCGAGGCACTGCCCAACGTCACGGTCCGCCCCGGCACTTCGGTGTCCGGGCTCGGCGGCACGGACGGCCGCGTCACCGAGGTGCTCCTGGACGGCGAGCGGCTCGCCGCCGACCTGGTCGTGGACACCACCGGCCGCGGCAGCCGCTCCGACCGCTGGCTCGCCGCCCTCGGCTTCCCCGCCCCGGAGGTGGAGGAGGTCAAGGTCAACGTCGGCTACGTCAGCCGCCTCTACCGGCACACGCCCGGCGACCTGGCGGTGAAGGCCGCGTTCGTGCAGCCCACCCCGCCCGCCGAGAAGCGCATCGGCGCCGCGCTGCTGATCGAGGACGACCAGTGGCTGGTCTCGGTCGGCGGCTGGCACCGCGACTACCCGGCCGCCACCGAGGAGGGCTTCCTGGCGCACGCGGAGAGCCTGCCGGACCCGGTCATCGCCAAGCTGGTCCGCCAGGCGGAGCCGCTCACCGAGCCGGTCGCCTTCCAGTACCCCGCCAACCGGCGGCGGCACTTCGAGGAGCTGGCGGAGGTGCCGGCCGGCTATCTGGCCCTCGGCGACGCCATCTGCAGCTTCAACCCGCTCTACGGGCAGGGCATGACCTGCGCCGCGCAGGAGGCGCTCGCCCTGGGCCGGCTCCTCGCCGAGCACGAGGGCGTCACGGCCGACCTTGCCCGCGCCTTCTACCAGGAGGCCGCCGGGGTGCTGTTCGTGCCGTGGCAGGCCGCGATAGGCGGTGACTTCGACTACGCCGAGACGGTCGGCAGGCGCCCGTACGCCGCCGAGCTGTTCGGCCGCTACTCCACCCAGGCGCAGCTGGCCGCGCAGGTCTCCGGCGAGGTCCGCAAGGTGATCCTCTCGGTGCAGCACCTGCTGGCGCCGCCCATGGCCCTGTGGGAGCCCTCGCTCACCGCCGAGATCGTCCGCGCCGCCCGGCACGCACCCGAGGGCGCACAGCCGGAGTTCGGGTACGGCGGCCACGGGCGTCCGCTGTGGACGGCCGAGGACCGGGACGCCGAGCGGATCCGGGCCGCGCTGCGCGCTGCGGGACTGCCGGAGTTCTCCGACCGGGCCCCCGGCTTCGCGGTCGAGGGCGGCGCGCCGATCCTGGTCGCCCGCCTCGACGGGGGCGACCGGAACGACTACGTCGAGGCCATCGCCGGGGCCGGTTTCACCGTGGCCGCCGACCCCGCCGACCCGACGACCCTGCGCGTGACGGCGTAG
- the mhpA gene encoding bifunctional 3-(3-hydroxy-phenyl)propionate/3-hydroxycinnamic acid hydroxylase MhpA, with translation MPAHSDVLIVGYGPVGQLLALLLADRGRTVTVVERWPQAYPMPRAVAFDGEGARTLSAAGIGGLVGRIGEPSGEYLWQNADGQVLLHIDGAERRLAGWPESTSMYQPALEAEMEARGAGHGNITVHRGHEVVRIDEDSAPDGTVRVTATTPDGDELVLTASWVVGCDGANSFVRRAIGTEVADLGFSHDWLVCDVVHDDGRTFDPNNLQICDPARPRTSVSAGPGNRRYEFMRLAGETVEGLNTPEACWELLKLFDVSPADSTLRRHHVYSFRAGSAEHWHRGRLVIAGDAAHVMPPFAGQGMSSGFRDAGALAWRLDALLAGQAGPEVLDHYGQERRTHVKHAITMSVNLGRIICQTDPKAAADRDLVMKAAAERAAAAGTAPPQRSPLQPLTKGFLHRAPNGRPAEPAGTLAPQARVAQGNRGGLFDDIVGLGFVLLTTEDPELLLTEPDFAFLAGLGTRVVRVLPSGTDPALTVPGEVVDLDDVYLPFLTAAAATTALIRPDFYVYGTAAGPEAVRSLLDGARTALRATVAA, from the coding sequence ATGCCCGCGCACTCCGACGTACTGATCGTCGGCTACGGCCCCGTCGGCCAGCTGCTCGCGCTGCTCCTCGCCGACCGAGGCCGCACCGTCACCGTTGTCGAACGCTGGCCGCAGGCGTACCCCATGCCGCGGGCCGTGGCCTTCGACGGCGAGGGCGCGCGGACGCTGTCCGCGGCGGGCATCGGCGGGCTCGTCGGCCGGATCGGGGAGCCCTCCGGCGAGTACCTGTGGCAGAACGCCGACGGCCAGGTCCTGCTGCACATCGACGGCGCCGAGCGGAGACTGGCCGGCTGGCCGGAGTCCACCTCGATGTACCAGCCGGCCCTGGAGGCCGAGATGGAGGCGCGCGGCGCCGGGCACGGCAACATCACCGTGCACCGCGGCCACGAGGTCGTCCGCATCGACGAGGACAGCGCGCCGGACGGCACGGTCCGCGTCACCGCGACCACCCCCGACGGCGACGAACTGGTCCTGACCGCTTCCTGGGTCGTCGGCTGCGACGGCGCCAACAGCTTCGTACGTCGCGCGATCGGCACCGAGGTGGCCGACCTCGGGTTCTCCCACGACTGGCTGGTCTGCGACGTCGTCCATGACGACGGCCGCACCTTCGACCCCAACAACCTGCAGATCTGCGACCCGGCCCGCCCGCGCACCTCGGTGTCCGCGGGTCCCGGCAACCGCCGCTACGAGTTCATGCGGTTGGCGGGGGAGACGGTGGAGGGACTCAACACCCCGGAAGCCTGCTGGGAGTTGCTGAAGCTCTTCGACGTCTCCCCGGCCGACTCCACCCTGCGCCGCCACCACGTCTACAGCTTCCGGGCCGGTTCGGCCGAGCACTGGCACCGCGGCCGGCTGGTGATCGCGGGCGACGCCGCCCACGTCATGCCGCCCTTCGCCGGCCAGGGCATGTCCTCTGGATTCCGGGACGCGGGCGCGCTGGCCTGGCGGCTGGACGCGCTGCTCGCCGGGCAGGCCGGGCCCGAGGTCCTCGACCACTACGGGCAGGAGCGCCGCACCCACGTCAAACACGCCATCACCATGTCGGTCAACCTCGGCCGGATCATCTGCCAGACCGACCCCAAGGCGGCGGCCGACCGCGACCTGGTGATGAAGGCGGCGGCGGAACGGGCCGCGGCGGCGGGCACCGCGCCCCCGCAGCGCTCCCCGCTCCAACCGCTGACCAAGGGCTTTCTGCACCGCGCCCCGAACGGCCGGCCCGCCGAACCCGCCGGCACCCTCGCCCCGCAGGCCCGGGTCGCCCAGGGCAACCGCGGCGGCCTGTTCGACGACATCGTCGGCCTCGGCTTCGTCCTGCTCACCACGGAGGACCCCGAACTCCTGCTCACCGAACCGGACTTCGCCTTCCTCGCGGGTCTCGGCACCCGCGTCGTACGCGTGCTTCCCTCCGGCACGGACCCGGCCCTGACGGTCCCCGGCGAGGTGGTCGACCTCGACGACGTCTACCTCCCGTTCCTGACCGCCGCGGCCGCTACCACGGCCCTGATCCGGCCGGACTTCTACGTCTACGGAACGGCCGCGGGACCCGAGGCCGTACGGTCCCTGCTCGACGGGGCCCGGACGGCACTGCGGGCCACGGTGGCCGCCTGA
- a CDS encoding ROK family protein, whose translation MSGISGLLGIDIGGTKVAVRVEGAGAEPYSAGFRWTPGADVGADITALADCLAVVRRHWPGPLRAAGVAMPATLDPEGRVTAWPNRPAWAGLGLAAELRGMLPGTAVAVADDGDLAALAEARAAGLTDVLYVGVGTGIGGGSVLGGELCPGPARGSFELGHVVVDRAGARCDCGRRGCVQSRASGPAILRRAAELRDAPVTYAELCEAWQRRLSWAVVAVDEACAALATAIVSAAELLHPEAVIVGGGFPSGLPGLTSLVSRHATRLSRPGHPAPPHQDARLGPLSSLDGALLLAHATCTSAEALEAVVRG comes from the coding sequence ATGAGTGGTATCTCGGGACTCCTCGGTATCGACATCGGCGGCACCAAGGTCGCCGTCCGGGTGGAGGGGGCGGGGGCCGAGCCGTACTCGGCCGGCTTCCGCTGGACGCCCGGCGCGGACGTGGGTGCGGACATCACCGCGCTGGCCGACTGCCTGGCGGTGGTACGGCGGCACTGGCCGGGTCCGTTGCGTGCGGCGGGCGTGGCCATGCCCGCCACACTGGACCCGGAGGGCCGGGTGACGGCGTGGCCCAACCGTCCCGCCTGGGCGGGCCTCGGACTCGCGGCGGAACTGCGCGGCATGCTGCCCGGCACGGCCGTGGCCGTGGCCGACGACGGCGACCTCGCCGCGCTCGCCGAGGCGCGGGCGGCGGGCCTGACCGACGTGCTCTACGTCGGCGTGGGCACCGGCATCGGCGGCGGCAGCGTCCTCGGGGGCGAGCTGTGCCCCGGCCCCGCCCGCGGCTCCTTCGAACTCGGCCATGTCGTCGTCGACCGCGCCGGCGCCCGTTGCGACTGCGGGCGGCGCGGCTGCGTCCAGTCCCGCGCCTCCGGTCCGGCGATCCTGCGCCGCGCGGCCGAACTGCGGGACGCGCCGGTGACGTACGCGGAACTCTGCGAGGCGTGGCAGCGGCGGCTTTCCTGGGCGGTGGTGGCGGTGGACGAGGCGTGCGCGGCGCTGGCCACGGCGATCGTCTCGGCCGCGGAACTTCTCCACCCCGAGGCGGTCATCGTGGGCGGCGGCTTCCCCTCCGGCCTCCCGGGCCTCACCTCTCTCGTCTCCCGCCACGCGACCCGGCTCTCCCGCCCGGGCCACCCCGCCCCGCCCCACCAGGACGCCCGCCTGGGGCCCCTCTCCTCGCTGGACGGTGCGCTGCTGCTGGCGCACGCGACATGTACGAGCGCGGAAGCGCTGGAAGCGGTGGTGAGGGGCTGA
- a CDS encoding 3-dehydroquinate synthase family protein: MTATTATTGASRIDVDLGERSYPVHIGAGVRHRLTGILAGLGARKAVVVSARPRSLLPDTGLPTLHLSARDGEEDKSLATVERMCRAFAEWGLSRADAVVSVGGGTTTDSVGLAASLYHRGLPVVHLPTTLLAQVDASVGGKTAVNLPQGKNLVGQYWQPSAVLCDTDFLGTLPEREWRNGYGEIARAHFIGTGDLRGRPLVEQISASVACKARIVAADERDASLRHILNYGHTLGHALERATGFALRHGEAVAIGTVFAGRLAEALGRVDEAQATEHEEVVRDYGLPHRLPAGVRDAELVALMRLDKKAVTDLSFVLSGPRGPELVSSVPEEVVMGVLARMPRED; the protein is encoded by the coding sequence TTGACTGCTACGACTGCTACGACCGGCGCCTCGCGCATCGACGTCGACCTGGGTGAGCGCTCGTACCCGGTCCACATAGGCGCGGGCGTACGACATCGGCTCACCGGCATCCTCGCCGGGCTCGGCGCCCGCAAGGCCGTGGTGGTCTCCGCCCGGCCGCGGTCGCTGCTTCCCGACACGGGGCTGCCCACACTGCACCTGTCGGCGCGGGACGGCGAGGAGGACAAGTCGCTCGCCACCGTGGAACGGATGTGCCGGGCCTTCGCCGAGTGGGGGCTCAGCCGCGCGGACGCCGTCGTCTCCGTCGGCGGCGGCACGACGACCGACTCGGTCGGGCTCGCCGCCTCGCTGTACCACCGCGGGCTCCCGGTGGTCCATCTGCCGACGACCCTGCTCGCGCAGGTGGACGCCAGCGTCGGCGGCAAGACCGCGGTGAACCTGCCGCAGGGCAAGAACCTGGTCGGCCAGTACTGGCAGCCGTCCGCGGTGCTGTGCGACACCGACTTCCTCGGCACGCTCCCCGAGCGCGAGTGGCGCAACGGGTACGGGGAGATCGCCCGCGCGCACTTCATCGGGACCGGCGACCTGCGGGGACGGCCGCTCGTCGAGCAGATCTCGGCGAGCGTGGCGTGCAAGGCGCGTATCGTCGCCGCGGACGAGCGGGACGCCTCGCTGCGGCACATCCTCAACTACGGCCACACACTGGGCCACGCCCTGGAGCGGGCCACCGGTTTCGCGCTGCGGCACGGCGAGGCCGTCGCGATCGGCACGGTCTTCGCCGGCCGGCTGGCGGAAGCGCTGGGCCGTGTCGACGAAGCACAAGCCACCGAACACGAGGAAGTGGTACGGGACTACGGGCTCCCGCACCGGCTGCCGGCCGGTGTGCGGGACGCCGAACTGGTCGCGCTGATGCGGCTGGACAAGAAGGCGGTGACGGACCTCTCTTTCGTACTGAGCGGCCCGCGGGGCCCCGAACTGGTTTCCTCCGTACCGGAGGAGGTGGTGATGGGCGTCCTCGCGCGGATGCCGCGCGAGGACTGA
- a CDS encoding lantibiotic dehydratase C-terminal domain-containing protein encodes MNRQWLFVRLPNPMRSRPEAHVVRVVTTMVGDLVGHLHAQDPDALWEFRRPDAAGQGDLGLWFHSFDPVLKELERRLLAHTAAYNWPLISGTYAPETAKYQTPGTLRMAHRLATRSSSFALELLLDGGLDPAQRQSLAVAHLWLVSKLVPERERGAFLFHFWQFGAAGLDPADRAEEAAEADARAAAPAGDASVPGDPALWERYLSAVRDAVATGREDGVPVNFLLYDHVLLTHERLGVPTRTGARAARTIRSALAANTPVPTPFTGFPGVTPLQSA; translated from the coding sequence ATGAACCGTCAATGGCTCTTCGTCCGACTGCCCAACCCGATGCGGAGCAGGCCGGAGGCCCACGTCGTCCGGGTCGTGACCACGATGGTCGGTGACCTGGTGGGCCATCTGCACGCCCAGGACCCGGACGCGCTGTGGGAGTTCCGCCGGCCGGACGCCGCGGGCCAGGGGGATCTCGGGCTGTGGTTCCACTCCTTTGATCCAGTGCTGAAGGAACTGGAGCGGAGGCTGCTCGCCCACACCGCGGCCTACAACTGGCCGCTGATCAGCGGGACTTACGCCCCGGAGACGGCCAAGTACCAGACCCCGGGCACCCTGCGGATGGCGCACCGGCTGGCCACCCGCTCCAGCTCGTTCGCGCTGGAACTGCTCCTGGACGGCGGCCTGGACCCGGCGCAGCGCCAGTCGCTGGCCGTCGCGCACCTGTGGCTGGTCAGCAAGCTGGTGCCCGAGCGCGAACGGGGCGCCTTCCTCTTCCACTTCTGGCAGTTCGGCGCGGCCGGCCTGGACCCGGCGGACCGGGCGGAGGAGGCGGCCGAGGCGGACGCCCGCGCCGCCGCGCCGGCCGGGGACGCGAGCGTCCCCGGCGACCCGGCGCTGTGGGAGCGCTACCTGTCCGCGGTCCGCGACGCCGTCGCCACGGGCCGCGAGGACGGCGTACCTGTCAACTTCCTGCTGTACGACCACGTCCTGCTCACCCACGAACGGCTGGGCGTCCCCACCCGCACCGGCGCCCGGGCGGCCCGCACGATCCGCTCGGCCCTGGCCGCCAACACCCCTGTGCCGACGCCTTTCACGGGTTTCCCGGGCGTCACGCCCCTCCAGTCGGCCTGA